From the genome of Halomonas sp. I5-271120, one region includes:
- the ychF gene encoding redox-regulated ATPase YchF has translation MGFNCGIVGLPNVGKSTLFNALTKSGIDAENFPFCTIEPNVGIVPMPDPRLDKLAEIVKPQKVLPTTMEFVDIAGLVAGASKGEGLGNKFLANIRETDAIAHVVRCFDNDNVIHVANQVDPEADIEIINMELALADLDTVERAIQRLVRVAKGGDKDAIATKAILERIQPHLAEGQPLRSFGLDADEQQQLKSFGFLTLKPTMYIANVNDDGFENNPYLDKVREIASAEGAMVVPVCNQIEAEIAELEDEERAMFLDELGMDEPGLDRVIRAGYELLGLQTYFTAGVKEVRAWTVKVGATAPEGAGVIHTDFQKGFIRAEVVGYDDFVSLGGEQGAKDAGKWRLEGKEYILKDGDVVHFRFNV, from the coding sequence ATGGGTTTCAACTGCGGTATCGTCGGCCTGCCCAACGTCGGCAAGTCCACCCTCTTCAATGCCCTGACCAAGTCGGGCATCGACGCCGAAAACTTCCCCTTCTGCACCATCGAGCCCAACGTTGGCATCGTGCCGATGCCGGACCCGCGCCTCGACAAGCTGGCTGAGATCGTCAAGCCCCAGAAGGTGCTGCCCACCACCATGGAGTTCGTCGATATCGCGGGCCTCGTCGCCGGTGCTTCCAAGGGTGAGGGCCTGGGCAACAAGTTCCTGGCCAACATCCGCGAAACCGACGCCATCGCTCACGTGGTGCGCTGCTTCGATAACGACAACGTCATCCACGTCGCCAACCAGGTCGATCCCGAGGCGGACATCGAGATCATTAACATGGAGCTGGCGCTTGCCGATCTCGATACCGTCGAGCGCGCCATCCAGCGCCTGGTGCGGGTCGCCAAGGGCGGCGACAAGGATGCCATCGCCACCAAGGCGATCCTTGAGCGCATCCAGCCTCACCTGGCCGAGGGCCAGCCGCTGCGCAGCTTCGGCCTCGATGCTGACGAGCAGCAGCAGCTTAAGAGCTTTGGTTTCCTGACTCTGAAGCCGACCATGTACATCGCCAACGTCAACGACGATGGCTTCGAGAACAACCCCTATCTCGACAAGGTGCGCGAGATCGCCAGCGCCGAGGGCGCTATGGTGGTGCCGGTCTGCAACCAGATCGAGGCCGAGATTGCCGAACTCGAAGACGAAGAACGCGCCATGTTCCTCGACGAGCTGGGGATGGACGAGCCCGGCCTTGATCGCGTGATTCGTGCCGGCTATGAACTGCTGGGTCTGCAGACCTACTTCACCGCCGGGGTCAAGGAAGTGCGCGCCTGGACCGTCAAGGTCGGCGCCACCGCCCCGGAAGGCGCTGGCGTGATCCACACCGACTTCCAGAAAGGCTTCATTCGCGCCGAAGTGGTCGGCTACGACGATTTCGTGTCACTGGGAGGCGAGCAGGGTGCCAAGGATGCCGGCAAGTGGCGCCTGGAAGGCAAGGAGTACATCCTCAAAGACGGCGACGTGGTGCACTTCCGCTTCAACGTCTAG
- a CDS encoding M18 family aminopeptidase codes for MHHASPVDRLLDFLEHSPTPWHAVANMAERLEAAGYRRLDETQPWTLAAGERIYVTRNDASIIAVQLPKGRLDALRMIGAHTDSPGLHLKPHAAQRSAGWLQLGVQVYGGALLAPWFDRDLGLAGRVHLRRPDGRIEGVLLNVDWPVATVPSLAIHLDREANSNRSINPQTEMAAVLLQGGDSDDFNDLLRGWLDAQHGIQGAEPLDFELALYDTQPPARVGARGELIASARLDNLLSCFIGMEALLDCNGEQGALLVANDHEEVGSASASGAQGPFLGDVLRRVNAQLGEAGDEGFIRLIQASRMISCDNAHALHPNFKDKHDAGHGPAINGGPVIKVNASQRYATNSATSALFHDLCREAEVPVQTFVTRADMGCGSTIGPITATELGVPTLDVGVAQWGMHSIRETAGSEDAERLIRVLTAYLNRAELV; via the coding sequence ATGCATCACGCCTCCCCCGTGGATCGCCTGCTCGACTTTCTCGAGCACTCGCCAACGCCCTGGCACGCGGTTGCCAACATGGCTGAACGCCTAGAAGCTGCCGGCTATCGTCGCCTGGATGAGACACAACCCTGGACGCTCGCTGCCGGTGAGCGGATCTACGTGACCCGCAACGACGCTTCGATTATTGCGGTGCAGCTGCCTAAGGGTCGACTCGATGCGCTGCGCATGATCGGGGCCCACACCGATAGCCCGGGGCTGCATTTGAAGCCCCATGCCGCTCAGCGCAGCGCCGGCTGGCTGCAGCTCGGCGTGCAGGTCTATGGCGGGGCGCTGCTGGCACCCTGGTTCGATCGCGATCTGGGGCTTGCCGGCCGCGTCCACCTGCGCCGCCCCGATGGGCGCATCGAAGGCGTGCTGCTCAACGTCGACTGGCCGGTGGCAACGGTGCCGAGTCTGGCGATTCATCTCGATCGTGAGGCCAACAGCAACCGTTCCATCAACCCTCAGACCGAGATGGCGGCGGTTTTGTTGCAAGGCGGAGACAGCGATGACTTCAACGACCTGCTGAGGGGCTGGCTTGACGCGCAGCATGGCATTCAGGGCGCCGAGCCGCTGGACTTCGAACTGGCGCTCTACGACACCCAGCCCCCGGCGCGAGTGGGCGCTCGAGGCGAGCTTATCGCCAGCGCTCGCCTTGATAACCTGCTGTCCTGTTTCATCGGCATGGAAGCATTGCTTGATTGCAACGGTGAGCAGGGCGCATTGCTGGTGGCCAACGACCATGAAGAGGTCGGTAGCGCCAGCGCTTCCGGTGCCCAGGGGCCCTTCCTCGGTGATGTGTTGCGTCGCGTCAATGCTCAGCTTGGCGAGGCCGGCGACGAGGGCTTTATTCGCCTGATCCAGGCATCCAGAATGATCTCCTGCGACAATGCCCATGCGCTGCATCCGAATTTCAAGGACAAACATGACGCCGGCCATGGTCCCGCTATCAACGGCGGCCCGGTGATCAAGGTCAACGCCAGCCAGCGCTATGCGACCAACAGTGCCACCTCGGCGCTGTTTCATGACCTATGCCGCGAGGCCGAGGTGCCGGTGCAGACCTTCGTCACCCGCGCCGACATGGGGTGTGGCAGTACCATCGGGCCGATCACCGCCACCGAACTCGGTGTGCCGACGCTTGACGTGGGCGTCGCCCAGTGGGGCATGCATTCAATCCGCGAGACCGCCGGCAGCGAGGACGCCGAGCGGTTGATTCGTGTGCTGACCGCTTATCTGAATCGCGCTGAGCTCGTTTGA
- a CDS encoding 50S ribosomal protein L25/general stress protein Ctc, with amino-acid sequence MSDFNLNASVRHDLGKGASRRLRRADLAIPAIIYGGETAPKSIAIDKAPFYKAIEDESFFSSVITLDVEGQKEQVVVRDLQRHPFKPLVTHADFLRVDATHELTLHVPLHVVGEDTSQAIKDEDGELHVLASDVEISCLPKDLPEYLEVDISNLELGTTLHLSDLVVPAGVTLVALTHGEDHDNAVLSVTKAKVRAEESEEGEEADAPAAKPAEDEGETE; translated from the coding sequence ATGTCCGATTTCAATCTTAATGCCAGCGTTCGCCACGACCTGGGGAAAGGTGCGAGCCGCCGCCTGCGTCGTGCGGACCTCGCCATCCCGGCGATCATCTACGGCGGTGAGACGGCTCCCAAGTCTATCGCCATCGACAAGGCCCCGTTCTACAAGGCCATCGAAGATGAGTCCTTCTTCTCCTCCGTGATCACACTGGACGTGGAAGGTCAGAAGGAGCAGGTCGTGGTTCGTGACCTGCAGCGTCACCCCTTCAAGCCGCTGGTGACTCACGCCGACTTCCTGCGCGTCGACGCTACCCACGAGCTGACCCTGCATGTTCCGCTGCACGTGGTGGGTGAAGACACCAGCCAGGCGATCAAGGACGAGGACGGCGAGCTGCACGTGCTGGCTTCCGACGTCGAGATCAGCTGCCTGCCGAAGGATCTCCCCGAGTATCTGGAAGTGGATATCAGCAACCTCGAGCTGGGCACCACCCTGCACCTGTCCGACCTTGTCGTCCCGGCGGGCGTGACCCTGGTTGCACTGACCCACGGCGAAGATCACGACAACGCCGTACTGAGCGTGACCAAGGCCAAGGTTCGGGCCGAGGAAAGCGAAGAAGGCGAAGAAGCCGACGCACCGGCAGCGAAGCCGGCTGAAGACGAAGGCGAAACCGAGTAA
- a CDS encoding DMT family transporter: protein MWIPLAFVLLFSTGFICARLGTMDAEPFTLLLVRSLLVLPVLGVILWVRRLPGQWGSRAQRGCQMGVGMLLHGAYLGGVFAAVKSGLPAGLTALLVSLHPLATAALSLPLLGVRLGPRQWSGLALGALGASLVLGGGLEVSQGWPLIGLTWCLVALVGISSATLWQKRLSGGMGMVEGLIFQYLGAALVFSIAATWVGSFTFDPTPRLLLTLAWLVGAISVGAIWLLMMMIARGEAHQVARTFFLVPPCAAVMAWLLFDEQWTAPMIIGAALVVAGLALDRPGTNQASAARAGAAQPRTTQPEPTQGDAPASEQAGKENARPRTRTD, encoded by the coding sequence ATGTGGATTCCGCTGGCCTTCGTGCTGCTCTTCTCGACCGGTTTCATCTGTGCCCGACTGGGCACCATGGATGCCGAGCCCTTTACCCTACTCTTGGTGCGCAGCCTGCTGGTGCTCCCGGTACTGGGCGTCATCCTGTGGGTACGCCGGTTGCCAGGCCAATGGGGCAGCCGTGCACAGCGAGGCTGCCAAATGGGCGTGGGCATGCTGCTGCACGGCGCCTACCTGGGCGGCGTCTTCGCCGCGGTCAAATCCGGGCTACCCGCCGGGCTCACGGCACTGCTGGTCAGCCTGCACCCACTGGCCACGGCGGCCCTGTCGTTGCCGCTGCTCGGGGTGCGCCTGGGCCCCAGGCAATGGAGCGGCCTTGCATTGGGCGCGCTGGGCGCCAGCTTGGTGCTGGGAGGGGGATTGGAGGTATCTCAAGGATGGCCATTGATTGGCCTGACCTGGTGCTTGGTCGCACTGGTCGGCATCTCCAGCGCCACCCTATGGCAGAAGCGACTGAGCGGCGGCATGGGAATGGTCGAGGGGTTGATCTTTCAGTATCTGGGGGCGGCGCTGGTGTTCAGCATCGCCGCCACTTGGGTCGGCAGTTTCACCTTCGACCCCACCCCTCGCCTGCTGCTGACACTTGCCTGGCTGGTCGGGGCGATCTCGGTGGGTGCCATCTGGCTACTGATGATGATGATCGCCCGCGGCGAAGCGCACCAGGTCGCCCGCACCTTCTTCCTCGTCCCGCCCTGCGCGGCGGTAATGGCCTGGCTGCTGTTCGACGAGCAGTGGACGGCCCCCATGATAATCGGCGCTGCCCTGGTGGTGGCGGGGCTGGCCCTCGACCGTCCGGGGACTAATCAAGCCAGCGCTGCCCGAGCCGGCGCGGCTCAGCCCCGCACCACCCAACCCGAGCCGACTCAAGGCGATGCCCCCGCCTCCGAGCAAGCAGGCAAAGAGAATGCCCGGCCCCGCACTCGCACTGACTAA
- a CDS encoding RNA polymerase sigma factor FliA, giving the protein MYTAQGKIDQNAMLEQYLPVVRRQALSLQVKLPAAVELDDLIQAGMVGLLDALGRFDAKAGASFTTFASQRIRGAMIDELRTRDWMPRSVRRNARSVDASVRRLEQQLGRPPEEREIAADLDMPMDVYRQLLSDTNNGHLLPFEELVAESGEPQAGAGGPQSPFAALVDGQQREQLVEAISALPEREKQLMALYYQEELNLKEIGAVLGVTESRVCQLHSQAVSRLRARMAPDS; this is encoded by the coding sequence ATGTACACGGCACAGGGCAAGATCGATCAAAATGCAATGCTCGAGCAGTACCTGCCCGTGGTCCGGCGTCAGGCACTGTCGCTGCAGGTCAAGCTACCGGCAGCGGTCGAGCTGGATGATCTGATTCAGGCGGGTATGGTGGGGTTGCTGGACGCCCTCGGACGCTTTGACGCCAAGGCAGGGGCCAGCTTTACCACCTTCGCCAGCCAGCGCATTCGCGGCGCCATGATCGACGAGCTGAGAACCCGGGACTGGATGCCACGCAGCGTAAGGCGCAATGCCCGCAGCGTGGATGCCAGCGTGCGTCGTCTCGAACAGCAGTTGGGCAGGCCGCCGGAGGAGCGGGAAATTGCCGCCGATCTCGACATGCCGATGGATGTCTATCGCCAGTTGTTGAGCGATACCAATAACGGCCACCTGTTGCCGTTCGAGGAGCTGGTAGCCGAAAGCGGCGAACCCCAGGCCGGAGCAGGCGGGCCGCAGTCTCCTTTTGCGGCACTGGTGGATGGCCAGCAGCGCGAACAGCTGGTAGAGGCCATCAGTGCCTTGCCAGAGCGCGAAAAGCAGCTGATGGCGCTCTACTATCAGGAAGAACTGAACCTCAAGGAAATCGGTGCAGTGCTCGGCGTGACCGAATCCCGTGTCTGCCAGCTGCACAGCCAGGCCGTGAGTCGTCTCAGGGCGCGAATGGCTCCCGATAGCTGA
- a CDS encoding carboxy terminal-processing peptidase — translation MRRIAAIWRIGAITLMLMTLSAMAMAQPHPSEAQQQVAPEIADSLRYGHYADVSLTDSWSQRVFQRYLDILDPQRAYLLKRDVNEFRDSLSDRIDDVLYDGDLEPAFALYERYQERLEARLEWILAKLDDGLDYRYDTDQRLALDRKDAPWAEKQDALDQLWNKRLKNSALTMMLSGQEEAEVEKTLRDRFEGQLNRIRQTNSEDIFGLFMASVTGTIDPHTEYLSPRQGESFDIQMRLSLEGIGALLQADGEYVKVSSLVAGGPAEKAGVLQPADRIVAVGQGDDGEMTNVVGMRLDDVVDLIRGPKGSKVLLDVVPAQSVDTTRSHIVEIVRDTVNLEDQAASSEVIEVKREDGTHRIGVIDVPTFYVDFDAWQAGEEDYRSTTRDVAKEIRSLKAQNVEGIVLDLRDNGGGALQEANSLIGLFIDRGPTVQVRDASGRISLYGDTDSGVLYDGPLTVLVNRLSASASEILAGAIQDYGRGLIVGSRTFGKGTVQTLNELSHGEVKLTRAKFYRISGESTQHRGVEPDITFPSLIDPEVIGESSLDNALPWDTVRAVQYRLYGTPWRHFEALAASHRERIATHPNFVYLEKQAELSRQLRDQLTSVSLNREQRQREMQAQEAEQLSLENQRRRALGLEELEDWSDARGAADESASAEPLNSGEPAPIDRAQLIESAEILLDYAHLSEDDSKDGRQLSSME, via the coding sequence ATGAGACGGATTGCAGCCATTTGGCGGATAGGCGCCATCACCCTGATGCTGATGACGCTGAGCGCCATGGCGATGGCCCAGCCGCACCCCAGCGAGGCGCAGCAGCAGGTGGCGCCAGAAATCGCCGACTCTCTTCGCTACGGCCACTACGCGGATGTCAGCCTGACCGACAGCTGGTCGCAGCGTGTCTTCCAGCGCTACCTGGATATTCTCGACCCGCAGCGAGCCTACCTGCTCAAGCGCGACGTCAATGAATTCCGCGACAGTCTAAGCGATCGCATCGACGACGTGCTTTACGACGGCGACCTGGAGCCTGCCTTCGCACTCTACGAGCGCTATCAGGAACGCCTCGAGGCACGTCTCGAGTGGATCCTGGCCAAGCTCGATGACGGCCTCGACTACCGCTACGATACCGACCAGCGGCTGGCACTGGATCGCAAGGATGCGCCCTGGGCCGAGAAACAAGACGCCCTCGACCAACTGTGGAACAAGCGCCTCAAGAACTCGGCCCTGACCATGATGCTCAGCGGTCAGGAAGAAGCCGAGGTAGAAAAAACGCTGCGTGATCGCTTTGAAGGCCAGCTGAACCGCATACGCCAGACCAATTCCGAAGATATCTTCGGCCTGTTCATGGCGTCCGTTACCGGCACCATCGACCCCCATACCGAATACCTGTCACCGCGTCAGGGCGAATCCTTCGATATCCAGATGCGTCTGTCCCTCGAGGGTATCGGCGCCCTTTTGCAGGCCGATGGCGAATACGTCAAGGTCTCGAGCCTGGTGGCGGGTGGCCCCGCCGAGAAGGCCGGCGTGCTCCAGCCCGCCGACCGCATCGTCGCCGTCGGCCAGGGCGATGACGGCGAGATGACTAACGTGGTCGGCATGCGCCTCGATGACGTGGTTGATCTGATTCGCGGCCCCAAGGGGTCCAAGGTGCTGCTGGACGTGGTGCCCGCCCAGTCGGTGGACACGACGCGCTCGCATATCGTCGAAATCGTGCGTGACACCGTCAACCTTGAGGACCAGGCGGCGAGCAGCGAGGTCATCGAGGTCAAACGCGAAGACGGTACTCACCGCATCGGTGTGATCGACGTTCCCACCTTCTACGTCGACTTCGACGCCTGGCAGGCCGGCGAAGAAGATTACCGCAGCACCACCCGCGACGTGGCCAAGGAGATTCGTTCCCTCAAGGCACAGAACGTCGAGGGTATCGTACTCGACCTGCGCGATAACGGTGGCGGCGCCCTGCAGGAAGCCAATTCACTGATCGGCCTGTTCATCGACCGTGGTCCCACCGTGCAGGTACGCGACGCCAGCGGTCGCATCAGCCTGTATGGCGACACCGACAGTGGCGTTCTCTATGACGGCCCGCTGACGGTGCTGGTCAACCGCCTGTCGGCCTCCGCATCCGAGATCCTGGCCGGTGCCATTCAGGACTATGGCCGTGGCCTGATAGTGGGCAGCCGGACCTTCGGCAAGGGCACCGTGCAGACCCTCAATGAACTCAGCCACGGCGAGGTCAAGCTGACGCGAGCCAAGTTCTATCGTATCTCCGGGGAAAGCACCCAGCACCGCGGCGTCGAGCCCGATATTACGTTCCCGAGCCTGATCGATCCGGAAGTGATCGGTGAGAGCAGCCTCGACAACGCCCTGCCCTGGGACACCGTGCGTGCAGTACAGTACCGCCTCTACGGGACTCCGTGGCGTCATTTTGAAGCCCTGGCCGCGTCACATCGCGAGCGCATCGCCACGCACCCCAACTTCGTCTATCTGGAAAAACAGGCCGAGCTTTCCCGCCAGCTGCGCGATCAGCTCACCAGTGTCAGCCTGAATCGCGAGCAGCGTCAGCGCGAAATGCAGGCCCAGGAAGCCGAGCAGCTGTCGCTTGAGAATCAGCGCCGTCGCGCGCTGGGACTCGAGGAGCTCGAAGACTGGAGCGACGCGCGTGGCGCCGCCGATGAATCAGCGTCTGCTGAGCCATTGAACAGCGGGGAGCCCGCCCCCATCGACCGGGCCCAGCTCATCGAGAGTGCCGAGATCCTGCTCGACTACGCGCATCTAAGCGAGGACGACAGCAAGGATGGGCGCCAGCTCAGCAGCATGGAGTAA
- a CDS encoding flagellar protein FlhE: MVPACLAAGSWVANAPSVTVAVPGRVASSEALSPAHSSRLAGRQVSEVSWRFRLPPGQALRAWLCQGSECLSLTSSRGRRSAPMSWQAGRPLHFRFQLPNGQRRAVKAESLQVIVNYRSPGASSAK; encoded by the coding sequence ATGGTACCAGCGTGTCTGGCCGCGGGCAGTTGGGTGGCCAATGCCCCTTCGGTGACCGTGGCCGTGCCGGGGCGAGTGGCAAGTTCTGAGGCTCTCTCACCGGCTCACTCTTCACGACTGGCAGGACGACAGGTCAGCGAGGTCAGTTGGCGATTTCGCCTGCCGCCCGGCCAGGCGCTCCGTGCATGGCTATGTCAGGGCAGCGAGTGCCTGTCATTGACCTCGTCCCGGGGGCGTCGTTCCGCCCCCATGTCCTGGCAGGCTGGACGGCCATTGCATTTTCGCTTTCAGCTTCCGAACGGCCAGCGGCGAGCGGTCAAGGCCGAAAGTTTGCAGGTCATCGTCAATTATCGAAGCCCAGGCGCTTCATCAGCGAAATAA
- the pth gene encoding aminoacyl-tRNA hydrolase, whose product MSQLKAIIGLGNPGADYDATRHNAGAWLIESLARDHHVALRPERKFLGLYSKITLAGQDLHLLYPQTFMNKSGGSVSALAKFFKLAPEELLVAHDELDIAPGTARYKQGGGHGGHNGLRDIIASLGNAKDFHRLRIGIGHPGDARQVVNYVLGRPGKAERTAIDASIDEIERTLPDAVSGDWARAMNRLHSFKG is encoded by the coding sequence ATGAGTCAGCTGAAAGCGATTATCGGCCTTGGCAACCCGGGTGCCGACTACGATGCCACCCGGCACAATGCCGGCGCCTGGCTGATAGAGTCCCTGGCACGCGATCATCACGTCGCCCTGCGCCCAGAGCGCAAGTTCCTGGGTCTCTATTCGAAGATCACTCTGGCCGGCCAGGACCTGCACCTCTTGTACCCACAGACCTTCATGAACAAGAGCGGCGGCTCCGTGTCCGCCCTGGCCAAGTTCTTCAAGCTTGCCCCCGAAGAGCTGCTGGTCGCCCACGACGAGCTCGATATCGCCCCCGGCACTGCGCGCTATAAGCAAGGCGGTGGACACGGCGGCCATAACGGTCTGCGCGACATCATCGCCTCGCTGGGCAACGCCAAGGACTTCCACCGGCTGCGCATCGGCATCGGCCACCCTGGTGACGCCCGCCAGGTCGTCAACTATGTGCTGGGTCGTCCCGGCAAGGCAGAACGCACCGCCATCGACGCCTCCATCGACGAGATCGAACGCACTCTGCCGGATGCCGTCAGCGGTGACTGGGCGCGAGCCATGAACCGGCTGCACAGCTTCAAGGGGTGA
- the flhF gene encoding flagellar biosynthesis protein FlhF, giving the protein MSVKRFLGANSREAMRQVRALLGDDALILANRPVEDGVEILAMADDTGDAMATSEPAAREAPPASRPAATAGSNGGLDWRAAHRASSGLMAQRAQPAVEAPPTRPAASVSTPQDFAALSQQLLGEMQEMREMLGQQDRAGPGPASDLRRRLLASGFGHELVAELLAALPSELAGTSLENQRAWLQRQLVARLAVASEPEALLDQGGVIALVGPTGVGKTTTTAKLAARYVMRHGPEQAVLVTTDAYRIGAQDQLRIYADLMGIEMHALEADRPLESLLPQLVDKHLVIVDTVGMSQRDRRLLEQIAHLRGDSRAVRLVLLLNAASQGETIDEVVTTYLQSARAVGGRLEDAILTKQDEAARLGGALDTLIRHGLTLHFVSHGQRVPEDLGLADAQELIREALEAGVPSPFADAQADESQASASRGAPALLGQGRALGSIWEMLHAQVPGFATLADAWAISSLPPSLHSERLAPLHERVPASVSTLLWARSSTLQGEDWVLPHLAVDDEGRPAVQPFPEHRLMAGQCARMEWAETTLGVSAHLLPRLPDARARAWLQARSSGWLSQAQGNSRVLYRAERLPLAGLANEAQAIEPALIRYRGQAAKVMLSRLDVLSYGAGEASGDALCAWFAEVRGRDSGMMLTRRYALSPAWWSIESGREALLKQLYNDELPTLARQASRQLAGHGPLAIDSELRVFMATGIAALALHLEHAEDDWAMDVRAHLLRLQAGRRPRRAKSLLEGLIQVLDAREAIRHFSEQAGR; this is encoded by the coding sequence ATGAGCGTGAAACGCTTCCTGGGGGCGAACAGCCGCGAGGCTATGCGCCAGGTGCGTGCGCTGCTGGGTGATGACGCACTTATCCTCGCTAATCGCCCGGTCGAAGACGGCGTCGAGATCCTGGCGATGGCCGACGATACAGGTGACGCCATGGCGACATCAGAACCGGCTGCCCGTGAGGCACCGCCTGCCTCGCGACCGGCGGCCACCGCTGGAAGTAACGGCGGTCTTGACTGGCGAGCCGCTCATCGCGCCTCTTCCGGACTGATGGCGCAGAGAGCACAGCCAGCCGTCGAGGCCCCCCCGACTCGCCCTGCGGCGAGTGTCTCAACGCCGCAGGACTTCGCTGCCCTTAGCCAGCAACTGCTGGGTGAAATGCAGGAAATGCGCGAAATGCTCGGCCAGCAAGACCGCGCCGGGCCCGGACCCGCGTCTGATCTGCGCCGCCGCTTGCTGGCATCGGGCTTCGGTCATGAGTTGGTCGCTGAGTTACTGGCGGCCCTGCCTTCGGAACTTGCCGGCACCTCCCTCGAGAACCAGCGGGCGTGGCTGCAACGTCAATTGGTGGCCCGGCTTGCTGTCGCATCGGAGCCCGAGGCGCTGCTCGACCAGGGTGGGGTGATTGCCCTGGTGGGTCCAACCGGTGTCGGCAAGACCACCACGACGGCCAAGCTCGCCGCCCGCTATGTGATGCGCCACGGCCCTGAGCAGGCGGTTCTGGTCACTACCGACGCCTACCGCATCGGCGCCCAGGACCAGTTGCGTATCTACGCTGACCTGATGGGCATCGAGATGCACGCGCTCGAAGCCGATCGTCCCCTGGAAAGTCTCTTGCCGCAACTGGTCGACAAGCACCTGGTCATCGTCGATACCGTGGGCATGAGCCAGCGTGATCGCCGGCTGCTTGAACAGATCGCTCACCTGCGCGGCGACAGTCGTGCCGTACGCTTGGTGTTGCTGCTCAATGCCGCCAGCCAGGGCGAGACGATCGATGAGGTGGTGACCACTTACTTACAGTCTGCCCGCGCCGTTGGCGGACGCCTTGAGGATGCCATCCTCACCAAGCAGGACGAGGCCGCTAGACTGGGCGGCGCCCTGGATACCCTGATCCGCCATGGATTGACCCTGCACTTCGTTTCTCACGGCCAGCGGGTGCCCGAAGATCTAGGGCTGGCTGATGCACAGGAACTGATCCGAGAGGCACTGGAAGCCGGCGTCCCTTCACCCTTCGCCGACGCCCAGGCCGATGAGTCTCAGGCCAGTGCCAGTCGAGGTGCACCGGCGCTGCTTGGCCAGGGCAGGGCGCTTGGCAGTATCTGGGAAATGCTGCATGCCCAGGTGCCTGGCTTCGCCACCCTAGCCGATGCTTGGGCGATCAGCTCACTGCCGCCGAGCCTGCATTCAGAGCGCCTGGCGCCCCTTCATGAGCGGGTGCCAGCGTCGGTGTCTACGCTCTTGTGGGCGCGGTCATCGACGCTTCAGGGTGAGGACTGGGTGTTACCTCATCTGGCCGTCGATGACGAGGGGCGCCCGGCGGTACAGCCGTTCCCCGAGCACCGGCTGATGGCGGGTCAATGCGCGCGCATGGAGTGGGCCGAGACGACATTGGGAGTGAGCGCTCATTTGCTGCCCCGGCTGCCCGATGCCCGGGCAAGAGCTTGGCTTCAAGCGCGTAGCAGCGGTTGGTTGAGCCAGGCACAGGGCAACAGCCGCGTGCTTTATCGCGCCGAGCGTCTGCCCCTTGCCGGGCTTGCCAATGAGGCACAGGCCATCGAACCTGCGCTGATTCGCTATCGTGGCCAGGCGGCCAAAGTCATGCTGAGCCGGCTTGACGTCCTCAGTTACGGTGCAGGTGAAGCCAGCGGCGATGCCTTGTGTGCCTGGTTCGCTGAGGTACGCGGTCGTGATAGCGGCATGATGCTGACCCGTCGTTACGCCTTGTCGCCAGCCTGGTGGTCGATCGAGTCTGGCCGAGAGGCATTGCTCAAGCAGCTTTACAACGATGAGCTGCCGACACTTGCTCGCCAGGCATCGCGGCAGCTCGCCGGGCATGGGCCGCTTGCCATCGACAGCGAGTTAAGGGTGTTCATGGCGACGGGCATTGCCGCCTTGGCGCTGCATCTCGAGCATGCCGAAGATGATTGGGCCATGGACGTGCGTGCGCACCTGTTGCGACTGCAGGCGGGTCGTCGGCCACGTCGCGCCAAGAGCCTGTTGGAGGGATTGATACAGGTACTGGATGCCCGCGAAGCGATTCGCCACTTCAGTGAACAGGCAGGGCGTTGA